In the genome of Terriglobales bacterium, one region contains:
- a CDS encoding NAD(P)H-hydrate dehydratase has protein sequence MKIVTAAEMREIDRITSQRYGVPSLTLMENAGAAVAEFLLREYPQAQCFGVICGKGNNGGDGFVAARKLHEAGKQVKVLLLADPGDLKGDAAEMYKKLPLTAVIARNEEELNSESAREVFAAEVLVDAILGTGFKPPVNGIQAAAIRALNALPARAVCAVDIPSGASADEPFEPNPELVAKCGGIVTFTAPKPVHLFNRFACLKTVVAQIGTPREAVTSKLAMEVITPDDIGTVLLPREPDAHKGDFGHVLIVGGSVGKAGAPAMAGMAALRAGAGLVTVAVPRSIQPTVAGFMPELMTEALEETEVGTISMRALEYGRMDKLMEGKSVVAIGPGISRHPESAEFVRTLVAECDLPVVLDADGLNAFEGCASKLDGSKRLLVVTPHPGEMARLTNSSARDIQKDRVGVARNFAREHKCVVVLKGWRTLIALPEGMVWVNPTGNPGMASGGTGDILTGLVAGLMGQHLSEKERASIAAVYLHGLAGDLARDELEEHVMTATDLLRCLPAAFRVARERARDKFVRVSG, from the coding sequence ATGAAGATCGTCACCGCCGCCGAGATGCGCGAGATCGATCGCATCACCAGCCAGCGCTACGGCGTGCCTTCGCTCACCTTGATGGAAAACGCCGGCGCAGCAGTGGCGGAGTTCCTTCTGCGCGAATATCCGCAGGCACAGTGCTTCGGCGTCATCTGCGGCAAAGGCAACAACGGCGGCGACGGCTTTGTGGCCGCACGCAAGCTGCACGAAGCCGGGAAACAGGTGAAGGTACTGCTGCTGGCTGACCCGGGAGACCTGAAGGGCGATGCGGCGGAGATGTACAAGAAGCTGCCGCTTACGGCCGTAATCGCCCGGAACGAGGAGGAACTGAACAGCGAATCCGCAAGAGAGGTGTTCGCGGCGGAGGTGCTGGTAGACGCGATCCTGGGGACCGGGTTCAAGCCGCCGGTGAATGGGATCCAGGCGGCTGCCATTCGAGCGCTCAATGCGCTTCCGGCAAGAGCGGTGTGTGCGGTCGATATTCCTTCCGGAGCAAGCGCGGACGAACCTTTCGAGCCGAACCCAGAATTAGTGGCGAAGTGTGGCGGAATTGTAACCTTCACCGCACCGAAGCCAGTTCATCTGTTCAATCGATTCGCATGCCTCAAAACTGTCGTAGCGCAGATCGGGACTCCGCGCGAAGCGGTGACCTCCAAGCTGGCTATGGAAGTCATCACCCCCGACGATATCGGAACGGTTCTATTGCCGAGAGAGCCGGATGCCCATAAGGGCGACTTTGGCCACGTCCTGATCGTGGGCGGCTCGGTGGGCAAGGCTGGGGCACCAGCCATGGCCGGTATGGCCGCATTGCGCGCCGGCGCCGGCCTGGTGACCGTGGCGGTCCCGCGCTCGATCCAGCCCACCGTGGCAGGATTCATGCCGGAGTTGATGACCGAGGCGCTGGAGGAAACCGAAGTCGGAACAATTTCCATGCGCGCACTAGAGTACGGGCGGATGGACAAGCTGATGGAAGGGAAGAGCGTGGTGGCCATCGGTCCGGGTATCTCGCGGCATCCCGAGTCGGCGGAGTTCGTGCGGACGTTGGTCGCCGAGTGCGACCTGCCGGTGGTGCTCGATGCCGATGGGCTGAATGCTTTCGAAGGGTGCGCGTCGAAGCTCGATGGAAGCAAGCGACTGCTGGTAGTGACGCCGCATCCGGGAGAGATGGCGCGGCTCACGAACTCCTCAGCCAGGGACATCCAGAAGGACCGCGTCGGGGTGGCGCGAAACTTTGCCCGCGAGCACAAATGCGTTGTCGTGCTCAAGGGCTGGAGAACTTTGATCGCGCTGCCCGAAGGTATGGTCTGGGTGAACCCGACGGGCAATCCCGGCATGGCAAGCGGAGGAACCGGCGACATCCTCACCGGGCTGGTCGCCGGCTTGATGGGGCAACATCTGTCGGAGAAAGAGAGGGCTTCAATTGCCGCCGTCTATTTGCACGGTCTGGCCGGCGATTTGGCCCGGGACGAGTTAGAGGAGCACGTCATGACCGCGACCGACCTGCTGCGGTGCCTTCCAGCGGCGTTTCGCGTGGCGCGCGAGCGGGCGCGGGACAAGTTCGTGCGAGTGAGCGGATAA
- a CDS encoding potassium channel protein — MKPFRILRTLSLALAALFVVGVLGFRLIEGWSWLDSVYMVVTTLATVGYREVHELSDAGRIFNIFLIASGVGLAFAAIGTLSTALLEFELGRFLGRRRMEREIGRLSGHYIICGAGRVGRSVARELAAQPAPFVVVESSESKAERCAEDWPTLVGDATKEEVLREARIEHARGLVAATTTDATNIYIVLTARSLNPKLKIIARASEEGSEKHLLTAGADSVISPYVFAGHRIAQTFLRPGVLDFLDIAVGRDETKLQVEIEELSVTAGSSLAGTTIGESRIHQKMGVIILAIKRPGEAMRVNPSATDIILGGDSLIVVGETENLKRLEQLALTPSRSVTH; from the coding sequence TTGAAACCGTTTCGCATCCTGAGGACTCTGAGTTTGGCGCTGGCGGCGTTGTTCGTCGTCGGGGTGCTCGGTTTCCGCCTGATCGAAGGCTGGTCCTGGCTGGACAGCGTGTACATGGTGGTGACCACGCTGGCCACGGTGGGCTACCGGGAAGTCCATGAGCTCTCCGACGCGGGGCGCATCTTCAACATCTTTTTGATCGCTTCCGGAGTGGGGCTGGCGTTTGCGGCCATCGGGACGCTCAGCACCGCTTTGCTAGAATTCGAACTGGGACGCTTTCTGGGAAGGCGGCGCATGGAGCGCGAGATCGGACGGCTTTCCGGGCACTACATCATTTGCGGCGCTGGACGGGTCGGCCGCAGCGTGGCGCGCGAACTGGCGGCGCAGCCGGCGCCGTTCGTGGTGGTGGAGAGCAGCGAGTCGAAAGCGGAGCGCTGCGCCGAGGACTGGCCCACGCTGGTGGGCGACGCGACCAAAGAAGAAGTGCTGCGGGAAGCGCGCATCGAGCATGCGCGCGGGCTGGTGGCGGCCACCACCACCGACGCGACCAACATCTACATTGTCCTGACTGCGCGCAGCCTCAATCCCAAGCTGAAAATCATTGCGCGGGCCAGCGAGGAAGGGTCGGAGAAGCATCTGCTCACGGCGGGCGCGGACTCAGTGATCTCGCCCTACGTTTTCGCCGGACACCGCATCGCGCAGACCTTCCTGCGCCCGGGTGTGCTGGACTTCCTGGATATCGCCGTTGGCCGGGACGAAACCAAGCTGCAGGTGGAGATTGAAGAGCTCAGTGTGACTGCCGGGTCCTCCCTGGCCGGCACCACCATCGGAGAGTCGCGGATCCATCAGAAGATGGGGGTCATCATCCTGGCCATCAAGCGGCCGGGCGAGGCCATGCGGGTGAACCCCAGCGCCACCGATATCATCCTGGGCGGGGACTCGCTGATTGTGGTGGGCGAGACCGAGAACCTGAAGCGACTGGAGCAGCTCGCCCTGACCCCGAGCCGCAGCGTAACCCATTGA